A DNA window from Fragaria vesca subsp. vesca linkage group LG3, FraVesHawaii_1.0, whole genome shotgun sequence contains the following coding sequences:
- the LOC101297048 gene encoding UDP-glycosyltransferase 85A3-like, translating into MDVGCDHKPHAVCIPAPAQSHIKSFLQFAKTLHHRGFHITFVNTEFNHKRFLKSQGPNSLDGLPDFRFEAIPDGLPESDEDDNTIEWIPGKKDICLKYLPTFCRTTDPDDILFNITMEAAENANKTSAVLLLTFDALEKDALEALSSSVSPPIYSIGPLQLMLNQIPEDPLKPMGYSLWKEERDCLQWLNCKPPNSIVYVNFGSIVVLTPEQLLEFGWGLANTKLPFFWVIRPDLVVGKSAILPPEFEAETKDRGLIASWCPQEEVLNHPSVGGFLTHSGWNSTIESITAGVPMLCWPFYGDQQINSYSCCEWGIGMEIDTDVKRDNVEKLVKELMEGDKGKKMRSKCLEWKKLAEEATAPHGSSSKNLENLVNRVLLRKIT; encoded by the exons ATGGATGTTGGTTGTGATCACAAGCCTCATGCTGTTTGTATTCCAGCTCCAGCTCAGAGTCACATCAAGAGTTTTCTTCAGTTTGCCAAAACCCTCCACCACAGAGGCTTTCACATAACCTTTGTCAACACTGAATTCAACCACAAGCGATTTCTTAAATCTCAAGGACCCAACTCCCTCGATGGCTTACCTGATTTTCGCTTTGAAGCCATTCCTGATGGCCTTCCAGAATCAGATGAAGATG ACAACACAATAGAATGGATTCCAGGAAAGAAAGATATTTGTTTGAAGTATCTGCCTACTTTTTGTCGAACTACAGATCCAGACGACATCCTCTTCAACATCACCATGGAAGCAGCGGAAAACGCAAATAAAACTTCAGCTGTTCTTCTTCTCACATTTGATGCTTTGGAAAAAGATGCTCTGGAAGCTCTCTCCTCATCTGTTTCTCCACCAATTTATTCAATTGGTCCTCTCCAATTAATGCTAAATCAAATACCAGAAGACCCTTTGAAACCTATGGGATACAGTCTTTGGAAGGAGGAAAGAGACTGTCTCCAATGGCTAAACTGCAAGCCACCAAACTCAATTGTTTATGTCAATTTTGGAAGTATTGTGGTTTTGACACCAGAACAGCTTCTCGAGTTTGGTTGGGGACTTGCGAATACCAAGCTTCCTTTCTTCTGGGTTATTAGGCCAGATTTGGTTGTCGGAAAATCAGCAATCTTGCCGCCAGAGTTTGAAGCTGAAACCAAAGACAGAGGTCTAATAGCAAGTTGGTGCCCCCAAGAAGAAGTCCTAAACCATCCGTCAGTCGGAGGGTTTTTAACACACAGTGGTTGGAATTCAACCATTGAGAGTATTACAGCTGGAGTGCCAATGCTGTGTTGGCCATTCTATGGAGACCAGCAAATAAACAGTTACAGTTGCTGTGAATGGGGAATTGGCATGGAGATCGACACAGATGTCAAGAGAGACAATGTGGAGAAGCTTGTGAAGGAGTTAATGGAGGGAGATAAGGGCAAGAAAATGAGAAGCAAGTGTCTGGAGTGGAAGAAACTTGCAGAGGAAGCCACTGCTCCGCATGGTTCTTCATCAAAAAATTTGGAAAATTTAGTGAACCGAGTCTTATTAAGAAAAATCACTTAA
- the LOC101296758 gene encoding protein Jade-1-like: MDPQFHGLPPLKRFRLMQQHNHNHHRDDVVSPILPAKKRKETRDQPIPPDPIPAAFAVNTYSLPAKKRVWALPPDLVTPEKPVPELDLNLEYKPEAEAATEKVEECTEGVCENASEKSPEDSGVEEECDDEDEDGIVCNVCKSSDGDPSDPIVFCDGCDLMVHATCYGNPLVKGIPEGDWFCSQCSGSSEALRGDDSLNCCLCPGKGGAMKPTGDGRWAHIVCALYVPEVFFKDPEGREGIDCSKVPKRRWKERCYVCKSESGCAIQCSEIKCPLAFHATCGLNEDLCIEYREGRKGDIVAGFCRTHTDLWEKQQESGKFKIVARKD, translated from the exons ATGGATCCCCAATTCCACGGCCTCCCTCCTCTCAAAAGATTCAGACTCATGCAGCAACACAACCACAACCACCACCGCGACGACGTCGTTTCGCCCATTCTTCCGGCCAAGAAGCGAAAGGAGACTAGAGACCAACCCATTCCCCCTGACCCAATTCCCGCCGCCTTCGCCGTCAACACCTATTCGTTGCCGGCGAAGAAGCGTGTGTGGGCGCTTCCGCCGGATTTAGTAACCCCCGAGAAGCCGGTTCCGGAGTTGGATTTAAATCTTGAGTACAAGCCGGAGGCGGAGGCTGCCACGGAGAAAGTTGAAGAATGCACGGAAGGTGTTTGTGAAAATGCCTCAGAGAAGAGCCCGGAAGATTCGGGCGTCGAGGAAGAGTGTGATGATGAAGATGAGGATGGGATTGTTTGTAATGTTTGTAAGAGCTCAGATGGAGATCCGTCAGATCCGATTGTGTTCTGTGACGGGTGTGATCTGATGGTTCATGCCACCTGCTATGGTAATCCCCTTGTGAAGGGTATTCCAGAGGGAGATTGGTTCTGCTCGCAATGCTCTGGTTCTTCTGAGGCTTTGCGGGGTGATGACTCTTTGAATTGCTGTCTTTGCCCCGGCAAAGGTGGGGCAATGAAACCGACTGGAGATGGGCGGTGGGCGCATATTGTGTGCGCGCTTTATGTTCCTGAGGTGTTCTTTAAGGACCCGGAAGGCCGAGAGGGGATTGACTGCTCCAAGGTTCCCAAGAGGAGGTGGAAAGAGAGGTGTTATGTTTGCAAGAGCGAAAGCGGGTGTGCTATTCAGTGTTCGGAGATCAAATGCCCTTTGGCGTTTCATGCGACTTGTGGGTTGAATGAAGATCTTTGTATAGAGTACAGGGAAGGAAGGAAGGGTGATATTGTAGCTGGGTTTTGTAGAACCCACACTGATCTGTGGGAAAAG CAACAAGAATCTGGGAAGTTCAAGATTGTGGCTAGAAAGGACTAA
- the LOC101296474 gene encoding F-box/FBD/LRR-repeat protein At4g00160-like: MDSDSKRQEQGVDRISALPDALVCHILSFLPTIYAVWTTLLSRRWNNLWRSLLNLDFNDEDFPTKRTDHFMKFVGCVFSSRGSSDIRKLSLRINHCENLSIGAFSRVYRWICAATRKNLVELDFCLWFVSSSGQNDELELPLSLFKCKTLEVLSLLSNCITYPAATKGCFPSLKVFNVSDFRPDVDSMQKFFSHFPVLEELTIDAHPYFYNVFNIKVSAPELKTLRISLDYFSHNYMRPNNIFINAPKLENLGVTDGVLTNYILESKRCPERTTIEYDDRCRNDDDDWFRDKDDVFEDEAPRFTNRAAALLAKVQNVKYLSLDSRPKCLEAWCVPALENLGELDLVLRDCYNWELLTELLKRSPKLEYLGLEHKNTSYELIYDEVEDTPEHEWNPPEFVPMCLSSSLKTICVYRFKGRRYEMEVAKYLLNYGEVLNTMTISTKSRFNTQDGCPYKTEEEICKEFRVCQKGSKNCQVNIIYDAGFDFSEFLSKGSVFSS, from the exons ATGGATTCAGATTCAAAGCGTCAAGAACAAGGAGTTGATAGAATTAGTGCATTGCCCGATGCACTTGTTTGCCACATACTGTCATTCCTTCCTACAATATATGCTGTGTGGACCACCCTTCTGTCCAGGAGATGGAACAATTTATGGAGGTCTCTTCTCAATTTGGACTTCAATGACGAAGACTTCCCTACCAAGAGGACTGATCATTTTATGAAATTTGTTGGTTGCGTATTTTCCTCTCGTGGCTCATCAGACATTCGGAAACTCTCTCTTCGCATCAACCATTGTGAGAACCTCAGTATTGGGGCTTTCTCTCGCGTTTATAGGTGGATTTGTGCTGCCACTAGGAAGAACCTTGTTGAACTTGATTTCTGTCTTTGGTTTGTGTCTAGCTCTGGCCAGAATGATGAGTTAGAACTGCCTCTAAGCCTTTTCAAATGCAAAACACTTGAGGTTTTGTCATTGCTTTCAAATTGCATCACCTACCCTGCTGCTACAAAAGGTTGTTTCCCGAGCCTCAAGGTCTTTAATGTATCAGATTTTCGTCCTGATGTTGATTCAATGCAGAAGTTTTTTTCTCATTTCCCTGTGCTCGAAGAGTTGACTATTGATGCACACCCTTATTTTTACAATGTTTTCAATATCAAAGTCTCTGCACCTGAATTGAAGACACTGAGAATATCGTTGGACTACTTCAGTCACAACTATATGCGTCCCAACAATATTTTTATCAATGCCCCAAAGCTGGAGAACCTTGGAGTCACAGATGGTGTTTTGACAAATTACATTTTGGAGAGTAAAAGATGTCCAGAAAGAACTACGATTGAATATGATGACAGATGTCGAAATGATGATGATGATTGGTTTCGAGATAAAGATGATGTATTTGAAGATGAAGCTCCAAGATTCACTAACCGCGCAGCCGCTTTACTTGCAAAAGTCCAGAATGTTAAATATCTGTCTCTTGATTCTCGTCCTAAATGTTTGGAG GCTTGGTGTGTACCCGCTTTGGAAAATTTGGGCGAATTGGACTTGGTTCTTCGGGACTGCTACAACTGGGAATTGCTAACAGAGCTGCTGAAGAGATCACCTAAGCTGGAATATCTTGGCTTAGAACATAAA AATACCAGCTATGAATTAATTTATGATGAAGTCGAGGATACCCCAGAGCATGAATGGAATCCACCCGAGTTTGTGCCTATGTGTTTGTCATCAAGCCTCAAGACTATCTGCGTATACAGATTCAAAGGAAGGCGGTATGAGATGGAAGTTGCAAAGTATTTGTTAAACTATGGTGAAGTTTTGAATACCATGACTATTTCAACCAAGAGCCGGTTCAATACTCAGGATGGTTGTCCATATAAAACAGAGGAAGAGATATGCAAGGAATTTCGCGTGTGTCAAAAGGGCTCAAAGAATTGCCAAGTTAACATAATTTATGATGCAGGTTTTGATTTCAGTGAATTCCTTTCGAAAGGTTCAGTTTTTAGTTCTTGA
- the LOC101297336 gene encoding protein Jade-1-like, giving the protein MDPLSHGFPPLKRSRKILKKYRGYFGYFTPCKNSDLRSNTYTTTTEDVVSPILPAKKRKETRDQPIPPDPTPAAFAVNTYSLPAKKRIWALPPDLVTPEKPVPELDLNHEYKAEAEAATEKVEECTEGVCENASEKSPEDSGVEEECDDEDEDGIVCNVCKSSDGDPSDPIVFCDRCDLMVHATCYGNPLVKGIPEGDWFFSQCSGSSEASRGDESLNCCLCPGKGGAMKPTGDGRWAHIVCALYVPEVFFKDPEGREGIDCSKVPKRRWKERCYVCKSESGCAIQCSEIKCPLAFHATCGLNEDLCIEYREGRKGDIVAGFCRTHTDLWEKQQESGKFKIVARKD; this is encoded by the exons ATGGATCCCCTATCCCACGGCTTCCCTCCTCTCAAAAGATCAAGAA AAATTTTGAAGAAATATCGAGGATATTTCGGATATTTTACTCCTTGCAAAAATTCAGACTTACGCAGCAACACATACACAACCACCACTGAAGACGTCGTTTCGCCCATTCTTCCGGCGAAGAAGCGAAAGGAGACTAGAGACCAACCCATTCCCCCTGACCCAACTCCCGCCGCCTTCGCCGTCAACACCTATTCGTTGCCGGCGAAGAAGCGTATCTGGGCGCTTCCGCCGGATTTAGTAACCCCCGAGAAGCCGGTTCCGGAGTTGGATTTGAATCATGAGTACAAGGCGGAGGCGGAGGCTGCCACGGAGAAAGTTGAAGAATGCACGGAAGGTGTTTGTGAAAATGCCTCAGAGAAGAGCCCGGAAGATTCGGGCGTCGAGGAGGAGTGTGATGATGAAGATGAGGATGGGATTGTTTGTAATGTTTGTAAGAGCTCAGATGGAGATCCGTCGGATCCGATTGTGTTCTGTGACAGGTGTGATCTGATGGTTCATGCCACCTGCTATGGTAATCCCCTTGTGAAGGGTATTCCAGAGGGAGATTGGTTCTTCTCGCAATGCTCTGGTTCTTCTGAGGCTTCGCGGGGTGATGAGTCTTTGAATTGCTGTCTTTGCCCCGGCAAAGGTGGGGCAATGAAACCGACTGGAGATGGGCGGTGGGCGCATATTGTGTGCGCGCTTTATGTTCCTGAGGTGTTCTTTAAGGACCCGGAAGGCCGAGAGGGGATTGACTGCTCCAAGGTTCCCAAGAGGAGGTGGAAAGAGAGGTGTTATGTTTGCAAGAGCGAAAGCGGGTGTGCTATTCAGTGTTCGGAGATCAAATGCCCTTTGGCGTTTCATGCGACTTGTGGGTTGAATGAAGATCTTTGTATAGAGTACAGGGAAGGAAGGAAGGGTGATATTGTAGCTGGGTTTTGTAGAACCCACACTGATCTGTGGGAAAAG CAACAAGAATCTGGGAAGTTCAAGATTGTGGCTAGAAAGGACTAA